A genome region from Brooklawnia propionicigenes includes the following:
- the upp gene encoding uracil phosphoribosyltransferase — MDFKVLDHPLVAHKLTCLRDINTKSPTFRDLVDELVTLLAYEATRNVRVRPIAIQTPVAEAAGVALLDPKPLVVPILRAGLGMLSGMTRLMPTAEVGFVGMVRDEETLEPFTYAERLPHDLSGRQCFVLDPMLATGGSLSGCVEFLAERGANDVTCICLLAAPEGVENFRALVDDLNITTTLVVAAVDERLNEHGYIVPGLGDAGDRLYGIVD, encoded by the coding sequence GTGGATTTCAAGGTACTCGATCACCCGTTGGTGGCCCACAAGCTGACCTGTCTGCGCGATATCAACACCAAGAGCCCGACCTTCCGCGATCTTGTCGACGAGTTGGTCACGTTGCTGGCATACGAAGCAACCCGCAATGTTCGGGTGCGGCCGATCGCTATCCAGACGCCTGTCGCCGAGGCGGCGGGTGTTGCGCTGCTCGACCCGAAGCCGCTGGTGGTGCCGATCTTGCGGGCGGGTCTGGGAATGCTCAGCGGCATGACCCGGCTGATGCCCACCGCTGAGGTCGGGTTCGTCGGCATGGTTCGCGACGAGGAGACCCTGGAGCCGTTCACCTACGCCGAGCGGCTGCCGCACGACCTGTCCGGACGCCAGTGCTTCGTGCTCGATCCGATGCTGGCGACCGGCGGCTCCCTGAGTGGTTGCGTCGAGTTTCTGGCCGAGCGCGGCGCCAACGACGTGACCTGCATCTGCCTGCTCGCCGCCCCGGAGGGCGTCGAGAACTTCCGGGCGCTGGTTGACGACCTCAACATCACCACCACGTTGGTCGTTGCCGCGGTGGACGAGCGGCTCAACGAGCATGGCTACATCGTCCCGGGTCTCGGGGATGCCGGCGACCGGCTGTACGGCATCGTCGATTGA
- a CDS encoding helical backbone metal receptor — MLDDLGAPVELPRSPRRVVSLVPSLTEAIAATVPGVLVGATDWCTHPADLAVERVRGTKNPDLARIRALAPDLVIANEEENRKLDVERLRASGTEVWVTKIDSVDEAFSSLGRLFGDALGLAEQPAWLARAREVWDAPAARPGLRVAVPIWRDPWIWVGRQTYADDLVQRLGWANAAADGAGRYPHAEVADILAAGGGVDAVLLPDEPYPFGPDDGPEAFPAGTRTVPVPGRALFWYGPAMIEARGVLEYLVG; from the coding sequence ATGCTCGACGACCTGGGCGCCCCGGTGGAGCTGCCGCGATCGCCGCGCCGTGTGGTCAGCCTGGTGCCGTCGCTCACCGAAGCGATCGCCGCGACCGTGCCCGGTGTGCTGGTGGGGGCCACCGACTGGTGCACCCATCCCGCCGATCTGGCGGTTGAACGGGTCCGCGGGACGAAGAATCCCGATCTTGCGAGGATCCGGGCGCTGGCGCCCGATCTGGTGATCGCCAACGAGGAGGAGAACCGCAAGCTCGATGTCGAGCGGTTGCGAGCATCGGGGACCGAGGTCTGGGTCACGAAGATCGACAGCGTGGACGAGGCGTTCAGCAGTCTGGGACGGCTCTTCGGGGATGCTCTCGGGCTGGCCGAGCAGCCGGCCTGGCTTGCGCGGGCACGCGAAGTTTGGGACGCGCCGGCGGCTCGTCCGGGGCTGCGCGTCGCGGTGCCGATCTGGCGTGATCCGTGGATCTGGGTGGGTCGCCAGACCTATGCGGACGATCTCGTGCAGCGGCTGGGCTGGGCGAACGCCGCAGCCGACGGCGCGGGACGCTATCCGCACGCCGAGGTGGCGGACATCCTCGCTGCCGGAGGTGGCGTGGATGCGGTGCTGCTGCCCGACGAGCCCTATCCGTTCGGCCCGGACGACGGGCCCGAGGCGTTTCCTGCGGGAACACGCACGGTGCCGGTGCCGGGACGGGCCCTGTTCTGGTACGGGCCGGCGATGATCGAGGCACGCGGTGTGCTGGAGTATCTGGTCGGCTGA
- a CDS encoding nucleoside deaminase has product MRRALAVADQAAAAGDVSVGAVVLSPTGEMLAVAGNERELLADVSAHAEIVALRQAAAVVGQGWRLPGCTLVVTLEPCAMCAGAIVAARIQRLVFGAFDPKAGAVASLWDLVRDPRLNHRVEVISGILAGEAEQQLRSFFGGRRG; this is encoded by the coding sequence ATGCGGCGCGCGCTTGCGGTCGCCGATCAGGCGGCGGCTGCCGGCGACGTTTCCGTCGGCGCGGTTGTGTTGTCCCCGACAGGTGAGATGCTGGCCGTGGCCGGCAATGAGCGGGAACTGCTTGCCGATGTCAGCGCGCACGCCGAGATCGTTGCGTTGCGCCAGGCGGCCGCTGTGGTCGGGCAGGGTTGGCGACTTCCCGGTTGCACGCTGGTGGTGACATTGGAGCCTTGCGCGATGTGTGCGGGCGCGATCGTGGCGGCCCGTATCCAGCGGCTGGTCTTCGGCGCATTCGACCCGAAGGCGGGAGCTGTTGCGTCGTTGTGGGATCTGGTGCGAGATCCGCGCCTGAACCACCGCGTCGAGGTAATCTCGGGGATACTCGCCGGCGAGGCCGAGCAGCAGCTGAGGAGTTTTTTCGGGGGACGCCGCGGCTAG
- a CDS encoding metal ABC transporter ATP-binding protein — protein MPAGTLTAVIGPNGSGKTTLLEVLLGLLPVASGTVRILGQLPGETDAIAYVPQDCTAAAGSALCARDMVALGLTGTSWGFRRTTAAQWKRIEETMRAVDAFDMIDHRLATLSGGQRQRVAIAQALVSEPKLLLLDEPLANLDLRNQREVISLLDRLNSTLGVTIIMVAHDLNPLLRVLDGAVYLLDGHAHYDTLNGVVDDALLTHLYGTPLHVVRTVQGDLFVRGE, from the coding sequence ATTCCGGCCGGGACTCTCACCGCGGTGATCGGCCCGAACGGCTCGGGCAAGACCACTCTGTTGGAGGTGCTGCTGGGGCTGCTGCCGGTAGCGAGTGGCACGGTGCGGATCCTTGGGCAGCTGCCGGGTGAGACCGACGCGATCGCCTACGTGCCTCAGGACTGCACCGCCGCCGCCGGCAGCGCCCTGTGCGCACGCGACATGGTCGCCCTGGGCCTGACCGGCACCAGCTGGGGGTTCCGCCGCACCACCGCTGCGCAGTGGAAGCGGATCGAGGAGACGATGCGCGCCGTCGATGCCTTCGACATGATCGACCATCGGCTCGCGACGTTGTCGGGCGGGCAGCGGCAGCGCGTCGCCATCGCTCAGGCGCTGGTCAGCGAGCCGAAACTGCTGCTGTTGGACGAGCCGCTGGCGAATCTCGACCTTCGCAACCAGCGCGAGGTGATCTCGCTGCTCGACCGGCTCAACAGCACCCTCGGAGTCACCATCATCATGGTGGCCCACGACCTCAACCCTCTGCTTCGCGTGCTCGACGGAGCGGTGTACCTCCTGGACGGCCACGCGCACTACGACACGCTCAACGGCGTCGTCGACGATGCGCTGCTCACGCACCTGTACGGCACCCCTCTGCACGTCGTCCGCACCGTTCAAGGCGACCTGTTCGTCCGAGGAGAGTGA
- a CDS encoding tRNA adenosine deaminase-associated protein, which translates to MSADDEQFVDTESPDADDLSEEFDDHDSDLDGGIVPDDYDELDDDSTDDDDESDDDESDEDEADEDDDSDDEDGSDDEDDYDDYDDDYEDATEEDIDFCVALYREDGVAVVTELAPQLANDLDELVEQLRRLPGDAGALGVVSIAGQFFVLCRVRGRMVQVLLSDSLSANDWPIARDVVDYLGIEVPDPDDDSEALGDFDMLTDQGVSEFDMEQIASDLEEDSDQLARQIIDLMKFSGPFERAVN; encoded by the coding sequence ATGAGCGCTGATGACGAGCAGTTCGTAGACACGGAATCCCCGGACGCTGATGACCTGAGCGAAGAGTTCGACGACCACGATTCCGATCTGGATGGTGGCATCGTCCCCGATGACTATGACGAACTCGATGACGACTCGACCGATGACGACGACGAGTCCGACGACGACGAATCCGACGAGGATGAGGCGGACGAGGATGACGATTCGGACGACGAGGACGGGTCGGACGATGAGGACGACTACGACGACTATGACGACGACTATGAAGACGCCACCGAGGAGGACATCGATTTCTGCGTCGCGCTCTACCGTGAGGACGGGGTCGCGGTAGTCACCGAGCTGGCGCCGCAGCTGGCCAATGACCTGGACGAACTGGTCGAGCAGTTGCGGCGGCTTCCGGGGGACGCGGGTGCGTTGGGTGTGGTGTCGATCGCGGGGCAGTTCTTCGTGCTCTGCCGGGTGCGTGGACGCATGGTGCAGGTGCTGCTGAGCGATTCGCTGTCGGCCAACGACTGGCCGATCGCGCGTGACGTGGTCGACTACCTCGGCATCGAGGTGCCGGATCCGGATGATGACTCCGAAGCGCTCGGCGATTTCGACATGCTGACCGATCAGGGTGTCAGCGAGTTCGATATGGAGCAGATCGCCAGTGACCTCGAGGAGGATTCCGACCAACTGGCGCGTCAGATCATCGACCTGATGAAGTTCAGCGGACCGTTCGAGCGGGCAGTCAACTGA
- a CDS encoding metal ABC transporter permease has translation MNTIMESIFVCLEFQTDWWQVMTSSFMRNALIGGTLVAIAAGVIGYFVVVRGTAFAAHALAHIGLPGATGAVLLGLPVTLGLAVFCVGGAIVIGALGRRAGDREVATGTVLAFAVGLGLYFSSQATRSSSTMTNVLFGNLLAISPQELIVFAAFLVGVVAVVCAVFRPLLFASVNERVARSRRVPVRALSVLFMVLLGLVVTMSVQVVGTLLLFALVVTPAATAIMLTPRPGRAIALALVLNLLSVWAGLVVATMFSLPPSFCIVTIACTIWLVVRLTGRSRQVQL, from the coding sequence GTGAACACCATCATGGAATCGATCTTCGTGTGCCTTGAGTTCCAGACCGACTGGTGGCAGGTGATGACATCGTCCTTCATGCGCAACGCCTTGATCGGAGGCACGCTCGTGGCGATCGCCGCCGGGGTGATCGGTTACTTCGTCGTCGTCCGTGGCACTGCCTTCGCCGCGCATGCGCTGGCCCACATCGGCCTGCCGGGCGCCACCGGGGCCGTACTGCTCGGGCTGCCGGTCACGCTCGGGTTGGCAGTCTTCTGCGTCGGCGGCGCGATCGTGATCGGTGCACTCGGACGCCGCGCGGGGGATCGTGAAGTCGCGACGGGCACCGTGCTCGCTTTCGCCGTCGGCCTCGGCCTCTACTTCTCCTCGCAGGCCACCCGCAGCTCGTCCACGATGACCAACGTGCTGTTCGGCAACCTGCTGGCGATCTCGCCGCAGGAACTCATCGTGTTTGCGGCATTCCTCGTCGGAGTCGTTGCCGTCGTCTGTGCCGTCTTCCGACCGCTGCTGTTCGCCTCGGTGAACGAGCGGGTCGCGCGCTCCCGCAGGGTTCCGGTGCGGGCCCTTTCGGTGCTGTTCATGGTGCTGCTCGGTCTGGTCGTGACCATGTCGGTGCAGGTGGTGGGCACTCTGCTGCTGTTCGCGCTCGTCGTCACCCCGGCGGCGACCGCCATCATGCTCACCCCGCGGCCCGGCCGGGCGATCGCGCTCGCTCTGGTGCTCAATCTGCTGTCGGTGTGGGCGGGGCTGGTCGTGGCCACCATGTTCAGCCTGCCGCCGAGCTTCTGCATCGTCACCATCGCCTGCACGATCTGGCTGGTGGTCCGCCTCACCGGACGCTCACGTCAGGTACAGCTCTAG
- a CDS encoding shikimate dehydrogenase family protein translates to MRRCAVIGSPIAHSLSPLLHRTAYACLGIADQFSYDAFEVTPDTLGDFIAALGPEWVGLSVTAPNKKALLSYGVADPIAEALQSGNTIIFGRDGAPNRVYNTDVTGLVAALGRAGVQSAATAVVIGNGATARSAFWALGKLGVGEIVVCARSAERAHASLDDVAALAGITFEVQPYGQAAQLPESWGPRADLLISTVPVELADDVAAALVAQARTVFEVVYNNYPSAFDRAARAAAVTSLDGLDLLVGQAIDQIRLMTGREADPQPLLAACRAEVLQRS, encoded by the coding sequence ATGCGCCGATGCGCCGTGATCGGCAGCCCGATCGCACATTCGCTGTCGCCGTTGCTGCACCGCACCGCCTATGCCTGCCTGGGCATCGCCGACCAGTTCAGCTACGACGCGTTCGAGGTGACGCCAGACACGCTCGGCGATTTCATCGCTGCGCTCGGACCCGAATGGGTAGGGCTGTCGGTGACCGCGCCCAACAAGAAGGCGCTGCTGTCGTACGGGGTCGCCGATCCGATCGCGGAAGCGCTGCAATCGGGCAACACCATCATCTTCGGACGCGACGGCGCCCCGAACCGCGTCTACAACACCGATGTCACAGGACTGGTCGCCGCCCTGGGCCGGGCCGGCGTCCAGTCGGCCGCCACGGCAGTGGTGATCGGAAACGGCGCGACCGCACGCAGCGCATTCTGGGCGCTCGGCAAGCTCGGCGTCGGTGAGATCGTGGTCTGCGCCCGAAGCGCCGAACGGGCGCACGCGAGCTTGGACGATGTCGCGGCGCTGGCGGGCATCACCTTCGAGGTGCAGCCCTACGGGCAGGCCGCACAGCTGCCCGAAAGCTGGGGGCCGCGCGCGGATCTGCTGATCTCGACGGTGCCGGTCGAGTTGGCCGATGACGTGGCAGCGGCCCTGGTCGCCCAGGCGCGCACGGTGTTCGAAGTGGTCTACAACAACTACCCGTCCGCCTTCGACCGGGCGGCGCGGGCCGCCGCAGTGACCTCGCTGGACGGACTGGATCTGCTGGTGGGCCAGGCGATCGACCAGATCCGGCTGATGACCGGACGAGAGGCCGATCCCCAGCCACTTCTGGCAGCATGCCGCGCCGAGGTGCTGCAGCGCTCCTGA
- a CDS encoding metal ABC transporter solute-binding protein, Zn/Mn family codes for MSDVAQAVTDELSTLSPDAGDYFAEQHTAWTQDMQDYQNLIATLKAGANGRNYAATESIFDYMAQAVGLTDATPEGFARAAANESDPTPTDIAAFETAVTQGQIDVLIYKNTQTDRE; via the coding sequence GTGAGCGATGTCGCCCAGGCCGTCACCGACGAGCTGTCGACGCTGTCGCCCGACGCTGGCGACTACTTCGCCGAGCAGCACACGGCCTGGACGCAGGACATGCAGGATTACCAGAATCTGATCGCCACGCTGAAGGCCGGCGCCAACGGGCGGAACTACGCCGCAACCGAGAGCATCTTCGACTACATGGCCCAAGCGGTCGGCCTGACCGATGCCACACCGGAGGGCTTTGCGCGGGCCGCTGCGAACGAATCCGATCCGACACCGACCGACATCGCTGCGTTCGAAACCGCAGTGACACAAGGTCAGATCGACGTGCTGATCTACAAGAACACGCAGACCGACCGAGAATGA
- a CDS encoding 1,4-dihydroxy-2-naphthoyl-CoA synthase codes for MSSESVVNPFRPELWDEVAGFEFTDITYHRAKDVPAVRIAFDRPEVRNAFRPHTVDELLLAFEHARQSADVGCVLLTGNGPSPKDGGWAFCSGGDQRIRGKAGYQYASGTDASTIDRARAGRLHILEVQRLIRFMPKPVIALVSGWAAGGGHSLHVVCDLSLASEEFAKFKQTDADVASFDGGYGSAYLARQVGQKFAREIFFLADTYSAADAYRMGMVNKVVPHAQLEDEGLAWAAKICGKSPTAQRMLKYAFNLADDGLMGQQLFAGEATRLAYMSDEAVEGRDSFLNKRPPDWSDYPYYY; via the coding sequence ATGAGCAGCGAATCGGTCGTCAACCCGTTCCGTCCTGAGTTGTGGGACGAGGTGGCCGGCTTCGAGTTCACCGATATCACCTACCACCGGGCCAAGGACGTGCCGGCGGTGCGGATCGCTTTCGACCGCCCGGAGGTGCGCAACGCCTTCCGCCCGCACACGGTGGACGAGTTGTTGCTCGCCTTCGAGCATGCCCGCCAGTCGGCAGATGTCGGCTGCGTGCTGCTGACCGGCAACGGCCCGAGCCCCAAGGACGGCGGCTGGGCGTTCTGCAGCGGCGGCGACCAGCGGATCCGGGGCAAGGCCGGATACCAGTACGCGTCCGGCACCGATGCGAGCACCATCGATCGCGCCCGGGCGGGGCGGCTGCACATCCTCGAGGTGCAGCGGCTCATCCGGTTCATGCCGAAACCGGTGATCGCGCTGGTCAGCGGCTGGGCGGCCGGTGGCGGTCACAGCCTGCACGTGGTCTGCGATCTGTCGTTGGCCTCCGAAGAGTTCGCGAAGTTCAAGCAGACCGATGCCGATGTCGCCTCGTTCGACGGCGGCTACGGTTCGGCCTATCTGGCTCGGCAGGTGGGTCAGAAGTTCGCCCGCGAGATCTTCTTCCTGGCCGATACCTACTCCGCGGCCGACGCCTACCGGATGGGCATGGTCAACAAGGTCGTCCCGCACGCGCAACTCGAGGACGAGGGGCTGGCCTGGGCGGCGAAGATCTGCGGCAAGTCGCCGACTGCCCAGCGGATGCTGAAGTACGCCTTCAATCTCGCCGATGACGGGTTGATGGGCCAGCAGCTGTTCGCCGGTGAGGCGACCCGGCTCGCGTACATGAGCGATGAGGCGGTGGAGGGCCGTGACTCGTTCCTGAACAAGCGCCCGCCCGATTGGTCCGACTACCCCTATTACTACTGA